The Colias croceus chromosome 21, ilColCroc2.1 genome window below encodes:
- the LOC123701380 gene encoding RNA-binding protein 41-like — translation MCTKLPQEFVKSTEVLPFTKYGVSTLEDFEKAEKQIQDLEWLKRAGLTNDEIKLYQENEAGLLDLQTKIESTVLENQLVLVNSKIKKYQQDIEREQNEEPCKSSSETVQSTQQQSTTFYPEGHPIHELKQIEQSLFGHLNKNDEVLPLTKRRKILRRLERRKERIISQQKQIPLESVPHSSNTNPGSLWDVKDTTARVVQPKAKPQIIGPKQQALYTIKDNKIVRLEQKAPDEFQAVDIVLPQNRAEERLLEGTKMSLDDIKKIERFKDYKPGAPSKVLYLKNIAPSVTEDKLAILFNQFQLENGSPIEVKLLSGRMRGQAFVTFQSEDLAIQALDEVNGTILSGRPIIVQFGRNSNRVQNEDNR, via the exons atgtg cACGAAACTGCCTCAAGAATTTGTGAAATCCACAGAAGTCTTACCGTTCACAAAATATGGAGTTTCGACTTTGGAAGATTTTGAAAAAGCTGAAAAACAAATTCAGGATTTGGAATGGTTAAAACGAGCAGGACTCACAAATGACGAAATCAAACTTTACCAAGAAAATGAAGCTGGTCTTCTAGACCTACAGACTAAAATAGAGTCCACGGTATTAGAAAATCAATTAGTTTTAGTTAATagtaaaattaagaaatatcaACAGGACATAGAGAG aGAGCAAAATGAGGAGCCATGTAAATCTAGTTCTGAAACCGTACAATCTACGCAACAACAGTCTACAACTTTTTACCCAGAAGGACATCCAATTCACGAATTGAAACAAATAGAGCAAAGCTTATTtggacatttaaataaaaatgatgaagTCTTGCCTTTAACAAAACGGCGTAAAATATTACGAAGGTTAGAGAGGAGGAAAGAAAGAATAATATCACAGCAAAAGCAAATACCTCTTGAATCTGTACCACATTCCTCAAATACAAATCCTGGAAGCCTTTGGGATGTAAAGGATACAACTGCAAGGGTTGTACAGCCAAAAGCAAAACCTCAAATAATTGGACCAAAACAACAAGCTTTATACacaataaaagataataaaattgtgagGTTGGAGCAGAAGGCACCAGATGAATTCCAGGCAGTGGACATTGTATTACCTCAGAATAGAGCTGAAGAAAGATTGTTAGAAGGAACCAAAATGAGTTTGGATgatataaagaaaattgaaaGGTTCAAAGACTATAAACCAGGTGCACCTTCTAAG GTGTTATATCTCAAGAACATCGCTCCATCAGTCACAGAAGATAAGCTTGCAATATTATTCAATCAATTTCAGCTTGAAAATGGAAGCCCTATAGAAGTCAAACTTTTAAGTGGACGCATGAGGGGACAGGCTTTTGTCACATTTCaaa GCGAAGACCTAGCGATACAAGCACTTGATGAAGTAAACGGCACAATACTTTCGGGCCGACCAATCATAGTGCAGTTTGGCCGAAACAGTAACAGAGTACAAAACGAGGACAACAGATAA
- the LOC123701543 gene encoding uncharacterized protein LOC123701543 produces the protein MTSLVHSNYIAGKCEKGVNVLRALSGVSWGAHPFSQKLLYNAVIRSHFDYASFLLEPCNKSGNQIWDKIQSKCLRIILGAMRSTAINALQIESGDPPLHFRKQYLCDRFIWKLFQNSSHPLLARLQTLHSLVDNNSSFPLLKSYSFILALPYTLYKSPSNPIFCSPFESLLFRPNIEFFNILKQSPDANHKFNSILAENWSGWTPIFTDASKTSDSENVGIAVWMPKFAIMLCRKCPPVTSTFVGEALALLEAVLYVLSHKLTKSIIFTDSKSCLQALTSNQFRSKVKYPVIIKLKEVLLECKVNDIDVTLAWIPGHSGITDICA, from the exons ATGACTAGTTTAGTCCATTCAAATTACATTGCTGGGAAATGTGAGAAAGGAGTTAACGTTTTGCGTGCGCTGTCTGGAGTTAGCTGGGGCGCGCACCCTTTCTCTCAGAAGCTTCTGTATAATGCTGTGATCCGTAGCCACTTTGATTATGCGTCATTTTTATTGGAACCATGTAATAAGTCCGGCAATCAAATTTGGGACAAAATCCAATCTAAATGCTTACGGATTATTCTGGGTGCTATGAGATCCACAGCAATTAACGCCTTACAAATAGAATCCGGTGACCCCCCTCTTCATTTTAGGAAACAGTACTTGTGTGATAGATTTATTTGGAAACTTTTTCAAAATTCTTCCCATCCCCTCCTCGCTAGATTACAAACTTTACACAGTTTAGTTGACAATAATTCATCGTTCCCCCTCTTAAAATCCTACTCATTCATTTTAGCATTACCCTATACTTTGTATAAATCCCCCTCCAATCCTATCTTTTGCTCTCCTTTTGAATCCCTTCTTTTTCGCCcgaatattgaattttttaatattttaaaacaatccCCCGACGCCAATCATAAATTCAACAGCATTTTAGCTGAGAATTGGAGTGGATGGACCCCAATTTTCACTGATGCTTCAAAAACATCTGATAGTGAAAACGTGGGTATAGCTGTCTGGATGCCAAAATTTGCTATCATGCTGTGCCGTAAATGCCCACCAGTTACTTCTACCTTTGTGGGCGAGGCTTTAGCTCTGTTAGAAGCGGTActctatgtcctttctcataAGCTGACTAAATCGATTATTTTCACAGACTCCAAAAGTTGTTTACAGGCATTGACTTCCAATCAATTTCGGTCAAAGGTGAAATaccctgtaattattaaattaaaagaagtCCTGTTAGAGTGTAAAGTAAATGACATAGATGTTACCTTGGCTTGGATTCCTGGACACAGTGGTATCACAG ATATCTGCGCTTGA
- the LOC123701378 gene encoding ecto-NOX disulfide-thiol exchanger 2-like, which yields MNWGNDQFAMQAMGMPPGPMNNMGNMLQPMHMMPEMNVPPMNPPPMPLIGPVQPDMEIENLNEVTEIDQQKNDVTSTQSHSRQGERSRRDRDHLTNRRGRSRSRDRYDRNDRRDRNDRSDRDRSDRGRRDRDRRSKWDSSKENNTQMNASQQMAMGNNSMMMPGMMQYPQMMNNMMVQQPMDGGMPGMMPQMNMMGGMMQNMMDPNMMMMSQQSMMPMPNQPIYINNAVLLPPIPGVTTPQRREKPKGCRTIFVGGLQNGVKSDAISEIFQRFGNIEDVKTPRRGVFYVRFERPESVEQSFFLSGYRMKTHEQGENEATTMFVDYALNRDDQNEYERRQRHREQTPPKVEPFTPTTFNEITEKIKSEEEFAKAAPTLATWLERGECNKKNANSFYSLIQTSNNQIRRLFNEKMQLDDELQNMKTTLKEKFLHIIHQFEQVAKILSAAKHQRVSDHFTKQQRRNIEMWLKMTEELENIKEEFNSTFEEDDSERVGRNMVSAEKFEELKKENENLTYELEGYKNEAYLAKDEAERKFEKFKAHFIAQQALQNKQVYPPLPIPHREPAQPSAIIKPMPPPPTPDDNKVITTGPAVPPSEAKLISILTAFLMVHPLGASLDYLVSYVRSMTPNVTQGTVLNILQKYSDVFLCKTSGVGASIEHRWGFVTFDVIKSES from the exons atgAACTGGGGTAACGATCAATTTGCAATGCAAGCTATGGGTATGCCGCCTGGGCCTATGAATAATATGGGCAACATGCTCCAGCCTATGCACATGATGCCTGAAATGAACGTCCCTCCTATGAACCCGCCACCGATGCCGTTAATAGGCCCAGTACAGCCAGATATGGAGATAGAAAACCTAAATGAAGTCACAGAAATTGATCAACAGAAAAATGATGTTACGAGCACACAAAGCCACTCGCGACAAGGCGAGAGGTCAAGACGTGATAGAGATCACCTGACAA acAGAAGAGGCCGTTCACGATCTAGGGACAGGTATGATAGAAATGACAGACGAGACAGGAATGATCGTAGCGATAGAGATAGGAGCGATAGAGGCAGACGGGACCGTGATCGACGTTCAAAGTGGGATAGCAGTAAAGAGAACAACACTCAGATGAATGCTTCACAGCAAATGGCAATGGGGAATAATAGTATGATGATGCCAg GCATGATGCAATACCCGCAAATGATGAACAACATGATGGTACAACAGCCGATGGACGGTGGAATGCCCGGCATGATGCCCCAAATGAATATGATGGGAGGCATGATGCAGAACATGATGGATCCCAACATGATGATGATGAGTCAACAGAGCATGATGCCGATGCCCAACCAGCCGATATACATTAATAACGCGGTTCTACTACCGCCGATTCCTGGTGTAACTACTCCGCAAAGACGGGAGAAGCCGAAAGGCTGTCGCACTATCTTCGTGGGTGGTCTCCAGAATGGCGTCAAATCTGATGCAATCAGCGAGATATTCCAACGCTTTGGTAATATTGAGGATGTGAAGACGCCGAGGCGTGGGGTGTTCTACGTGCGGTTTGAGAGGCCAGAGAGTGTGGAACAGTCGTTCTTCTTGTCCGGTTATAGAATGAAAACCCACGAGCAGGGAGAGAATGAAGCTACTACTATGTTTGTTGATTATGCTTTG aacCGCGACGATCAGAACGAATATGAGAGACGGCAGCGTCACCGCGAGCAGACCCCGCCAAAGGTGGAGCCGTTCACACCAACCACATTTAACGAGATTACTGAGAAAATCAAGAGCGAGGAAGAATTTGCTAAGGCTGCACCT ACACTAGCAACATGGTTGGAACGCGGCGAATGCAACAAGAAGAACGCCAACTCGTTCTATTCCCTGATACAAACCAGTAACAATCAAATAAGAAGATTGTTCAATGAAAAAATGCAACTGGACGACGAGCTACAAAACATGAAAACAACTCTGAAAGAGAAATTCCTCCATATCATCCATCAAT TCGAGCAGGTTGCGAAAATTCTCTCAGCGGCAAAACACCAACGCGTCTCCGATCACTTCACGAAGCAACAGCGCAGGAACATCGAGATGTGGCTCAAAATGACAGag GAACTGGAAAACATAAAAGAAGAGTTTAATTCTACATTCGAAGAGGATGACTCGGAAAGAGTCGGCAGGAACATGGTTTCCGCTGAAAAGTTTGAGGAGTTGAAG aaagagAATGAGAATCTGACGTACGAACTGGAAGGTTACAAAAACGAAGCGTATCTGGCTAAAGACGAGGCGGAGAGGAAATTTGAGAAGTTCAAGGCGCACTTCATCGCGCAGCAGGCCTTGCAGAATAAACag gtCTACCCTCCATTACCGATACCACATCGTGAGCCAGCCCAGCCATCAGCGATCATCAAACCAATGCCACCTCCTCCAACACCTGATGATAACAAAGTGATCACCACCGGACCAGCAGTTCCACCTTCTGAAGCCAAACTCATCAGCATTTTGACTGCATTCCTCATGGTCCATCCACTGGGAGCTTCCTTGGATTATCTGGTCTCCTATGTCAGGTCTATGACTCCAAATGTCACGCAGGGCACAGTATTGAATATATTGCAGAAGTATAGTGATGTATTTTTGTGTAAGACGTCAGGAGTTGGGGCGTCTATAGAGCATAGGTGGGGTTTCGTCACGTTCGACGTGATTAAAAGTGAATCTTAG
- the LOC123701544 gene encoding uncharacterized protein LOC123701544 codes for MLSESERRYSEADTGPFLVHISKNETDPASGSTLRSVKVGQLLVTNGIKNIKRDGIKKIGRNRVSVEFSNADDANKFCHNPVLSNNNLTASIPTYNFSRMGIVRGVPTDISMQECVEALEIPQGFGIVLKARRLNRKKKTDETTEWIPTTTVVLTLQGQKLPDRVFLYKSSLIIETYQLPTIQCRKCCRFGHIKSQCRAKPRCFRCTKEHEGIDCNVSESSATCISCSGSHLATDPVCPEYSRQKNIKHIMSEESISYSEASLRFPMSRKSFADATRQIPSSPITYSSQNPSSPPTSSSYKKTVFFMPRPRAPLGKGYDKATHNDIVRDPQLESQNGCALSGTTPITRSQRESNVLISCLTFFYDIIKTCSDVDLPHNVKEMLFKILDTIRLNNGSEELDTMEC; via the coding sequence ATGTTATCTGAAAGTGAAAGAAGGTATTCTGAAGCAGACACGGGCCCATTCCTTGTCCACATAAGTAAAAATGAAACTGATCCTGCTTCTGGTTCAACTTTGAGATCTGTAAAGGTAGGCCAACTTTTAGTTACTAATGGTATTAAGAATATTAAACGTGATGGCATTAAAAAGATAGGTAGGAATCGAGTTTCTGTTGAATTCTCTAATGCTGATGACGCCAACAAGTTTTGCCATAATCCAGTTTTGAGTAATAACAATCTTACTGCCTCCATTCCAACTTATAATTTTTCTCGCATGGGAATAGTCAGAGGAGTTCCTACTGACATTTCCATGCAAGAATGTGTAGAAGCTCTGGAGATTCCCCAAGGTTTTGGAATCGTTTTAAAGGCCAGAAGGCTCAAccggaaaaaaaaaacagacgAAACCACTGAATGGATTCCGACGACTACTGTTGTTCTTACTTTACAAGGACAAAAATTACCCGACAGAGTTTTCCTTTATAAATCCTCTCTAATCATTGAGACATACCAACTTCCAACTATACAATGCCGGAAGTGCTGCAGGTTCGGGCATATTAAATCTCAATGCCGAGCAAAACCTCGCTGCTTCCGCTGCACCAAGGAACATGAGGGCATTGATTGTAATGTCTCTGAGTCCTCCGCTACATGCATCAGTTGTTCAGGTTCTCATCTAGCTACTGACCCAGTTTGTCCTGAATACTCaagacaaaaaaatataaaacatattatgtctGAGGAAAGCATTTCCTATTCCGAAGCTTCCCTACGTTTCCCCATGTCCCGCAAATCCTTTGCTGATGCAACCCGTCAAATCCCTTCCTCTCCAATTACGTACTCTTCTCAAAATCCGTCCTCTCCCCCTACCTCCTCCTCTTATAAGAAAACCGTTTTCTTTATGCCTCGCCCCAGAGCTCCTCTTGGAAAAGGCTATGATAAAGCAACCCATAATGACATTGTTCGAGATCCCCAACTAGAATCGCAAAATGGGTGTGCCTTATCAGGCACTACTCCAATTACCAGATCTCAAAGAGAGAGCAACGTCCTCATCTCCTGCCTGACATTCTTTTATGACATCATTAAAACATGTAGTGATGTCGACTTACCGCACAACGTGAAGGAAATGTTATTCAAAATTCTTGACACTATTAGATTAAATAATGGCTCCGAAGAGCTTGATACAATGGAATGCTAG